Genomic window (Enoplosus armatus isolate fEnoArm2 chromosome 22, fEnoArm2.hap1, whole genome shotgun sequence):
ATCCTTTTAACCATCTAGTGACCCACCTCTTTATGGGTCCTGGCCCCACACATTGGAAACCATTGTTACTATAACAATGTATGGTAATATGCATGAATTCTTACAACTTAACTTGCAGTGAAAAAGTAGGGATCCACTTTAATATTCTTTTAGATTATTGTTTGTAGTAATAGTTTTGGACGGTTAACTATAGAATCCTACTAAAATGTATCATAGATTTACTGTAGGctatttcaaatgaatgcaaCCCCCCCCTTCCGAGTTGAATAGCGTTTGGCGGCAGATTATATGTTTTGAGGGCTATTATGCAACTACTTGGGGCTGGTCCTCAGACAGCCTCTTTGCATGCAGGGCGGGACCCTGTCTGCTAAAAAGTgagctctctctccccccacaaCTTTTCGCGCTGTGGCCCAGGTGCTATTAGCGCCACtcgtgccccccccctccccctccctccccggcctcccatctgtctgtttctgcttcGGAGCTAATTACAGCCAGCCGCAAAGACAACGCCTGGGTGCTTAGGTTAAAGGTATTAACGGCGGGTTTCTAGGTGCGGGGTTTTAGCACTTGACGCTGGTGTCACAGTGGGAGACGAAGAAGGGGGGACAAGCCAAACCTCTCAGCTGAAAGTCAAAGATCGTCTATGTCGACGATGAGTCACTCATTCACAGAAAAATCTCGTTGTACAAAGCAAGCGCAACAGAATACTTTTCCACCAATTAATGTTGACATCATGTGTTCACAACATATTttgaattgttatttttttaggGTACATTTTGACATCGGATTTAACAGTGCTCTTTGATTAGGCGTCAGCTGTTCCAAATGTACGACCTAAAACTGCTGACCACACTACGTGGGTTTCCCTGCCGCCGTTGCTGGTGCTGTACCCGGAAATAGTTGCAGAGTGAGACCTCGTCTTGTTTTATTAACTCCCCTCAGGCTTGGACAGAGCGCGCCGGTTGCCCCGCCAACATAACTCCGGAGGCGTGGCCGTTTTCCACGCCCATTGGTAGAAGCTGAGGCGCGTACCCGAACAATATAGCGCTGACTGGCTGGAGCTGAATGACGCACCCAATCGCCTGGGCGCTGATTGGCTGGAGTGAGCCAGATGCCTGAGAGCGCCAGAAAACAAGCATCGAGCGGGTGATGCCGAAGTCTCCCCGGGACAGTGCAGAGTTTCCGCCCATCGGACAGGGCTCACAGAGGACTGGAGGTACAGGCTGAGGAGCACTTGCCCGCTTATTTTGAAGAGGGAAATTAGCTGCTATGTTGGTCTGAAGAAACTACGCGCTGACACGTCTGTAAAACCGGACACAGAGCcacattgaaatatttcattcattcaatagCAGCAAAAGGTGAGGAATGGTGATTTCCATCTATTGGTTTCCTAACTGCTACTTGCTGTAACACTAATGGTATGCTGGTCAGCTGAGctagtaacgttagctaagtagctaattaaaactaaattaGCCTTTAAGACTATAAGTCACAGTAATGTAACGTAGCCATTCCCTTTCACAGGCTTTGCCACACATAAACGCATGGACATATTTGAGTGAATTGTCCCTTTACTAAGTTAATAATGTTGACGCTACAGCGTACGTTACAACTTAGAATTAACGTAGTTTATTAACGTCATGTAATAACACATTCAGCTCTCAACTTGCTACATCAGCTGTAGatcagtatgtttgtgtgcaagcaATAAACCCAACTGTTAAGGAGGGGAATTGATAGCTAGCTAAGTTTCAGCCATTAGCTTGCTAAGGGCTAATTAGCTGATGTTCTTTGCGCCAAATTCAGCTGACCACTCGTCTGAGTTTTCTGTAATGGCTGAAATGTCCTCAACTTCcccattcatattcatattagtCCGGTAATCCTATTTCTGACATTCAATATTATAGTTAcgtctttacttttttttttggactgcAGTTTTCCCAGATGGAAGTTGAATGTCTAGCACTGAAAGACCTCACAAGTCCCAAGAAAAGTTTCACGGTGGAGCCGGGGGAGGATGGGGGCCAAAGTGAACAAAAGGTAATTTGGACCTAACTCACTGCTTGACCTTAGGTGTGGTCCGAGCAGTGTGGCAGCTTTTAATGTGATGCAACTGAAGGAGAGCTGCAGGATCAGTCTGATCAGAGAGAGTCATCTGGTGGCATGTTAAGACTGAGATAAGGTTAGAAGCTATGGGCTAGGCTAGGGTGGATTTTGGCTTTAAGCAGCAATGTTTTCATGAGAGAAAGTGGGAAAGTAGTCAatcagaaggggggggggggtaaaacaAGACCTTGAACTGTTGACAAAtcagtggatttgtttgaaaGTACTTGATTTCTTGTTAACACCCAAATTAATTCACATGCCTCAGGTCTCGCTGTCCTAGTGTGAACATTTGACTTCCTGAATAAAACCCTGTGATGGAGATTTGGCAGCAGAGTTACATGTCGTAGTTTTGCTCCAAAAAATGCCCATTTTGAGTCCTTGAAATTCACCTGGTATAAGCAAATGTAAGAAACCTCAACTAAACAGTTGTAACACTGCAGGCAAAACATCCgctaacacaacaacacaattttTATCCATCACAGGAAAATATctgcacagagaggagaaggtcCACACCGCTGAAATCTGCCGAATCCACCGCCCCGGCTTTGCTGATGAACAGGAAGGGCGCCACCCCTGACCTGGCCCATATCACCCccatcaaacacacagcccTGGCTGAACCCTGGACGCCCACGGCCAATCTGAAGATGCTGATCAGCGCAGCGAGCCCGGACATCCGAGACCGAGAGATGAAAAAGGTGCTGTTTAGACCCATAGAGAATGAGAAGGACAAGCCGGCGAGTCCAGATGCTGTGGCGGAGGACGCAGAGGTGGAAGACTCTTGTCAGGTATGTGTAATTTGAGCATCTGCCAAACGATGTAATTgaataatacataaaataatcaataggGCATTTAATGAGGTCTCAGTTtacttctttctgtctgaaaattatgttttgtgttgccCTCTGGGGAGTAATCAGTTTGGTTGCAGCTATTGCTTATTAGTTTGATTTGGGAAAAGCTCTCAGAGGAACCCAGAATCTTAAAAGTCCAGGGAGTAAACACGTTCCCCCTCACTTTACTCACATTAGCAGCTGAACTCTCAAGATAGTGAGTTACAATCACTCAGTTATGCCTCATAAATAAAGTCATATTGTATTGAAAATGGCAGCTGGAGGCTAAATCGCCCTGAGCTTTTGTGATACGATTATTTGCTAAATCCGATGCGAAGGTTTTTCCAGCCATATCggattaaattattttctaaaatgcGTGCCCTTGAAGACATGTTGCATAAAAAGCTACTTAAAAGGCGCTGaactgaggtgtgtgtgctaAATAAGCCAAAAGCATCACACTTTCACTGTAACTCTGGATGAAGGTGGTCCCCTTAGCCAGTGTGAAATTCTTTAGATTGTGGCAAAACACAGGATGCATGTTTATGATTTAtctatttatgtgtgtgtccagtttGAAGCCgcggaggaagaggacgacACCGACAAAAAGCCCAGCAGGAAGCAGAAGAGTCTGGGTCTGCTGTGCCAGAAGTTCCTGGCCCTCTACCCTGATTACCCGCCACCACACATCCCCATCTGGATCTCACTGGATGAGGTGGCGACCAATCTTGGTAAGAGCCAGTAAAGGGTTTTAtaatgtttgttcattttacatTGCCACACACTGACCATTTgatgagtttttatttatttacattttccaagAATGGGGGGGTAATTTCTCTACTCTCGCACTCAAATTGCCAGGAGTGGAGCGGCGGCGCATCTACGACATCGTCAACGTGCTGGAGTCCCTCATGATCGTGGGTCGGATAGCCAAGAACAGCTACACCTGGTATGGCCGGCGGCGGCTGGAGGCCacgctggaggagctgcagcggAGGGGTCGGCAACAGGGCTACCACCTCCAGATGGAGGTGGCCAGGGAGGCCGGCCCGGGGCGCGAGGACGATGGAGTGGAAGGAGACGCTGGCAACGGTAGTGAACTAAGATAAATTAAGAGTGTTTAGACCTTTTAGACAAGTGATTCTGCTAGTTCTTCttccctcattttcttctttttctagcACCTTTGCATGTCTTTACCACTGGCTGCTTTAATGGTGGCGATAAAGGAGTTTATTGTTGCACTTACAGGATAAGGATCAGTTTAATGCAGCGCATGTAAAACATTAAGTGGAGGTTTCATCTCAGGAGCAGCTGCCACCAAATTAACACTACAGCCAAATGATCATTCCCTTCACCCTCAAACCCACAGGAGTGAATACAAGCCTGGTTTCCATAGCAATCCTACCTCCTCACATATGCACGCAGATTTTCATTAAgagggtgtgagtgtgttgacATGTCCGTGTGGCTGGATAATAAAACCACACAAGACAAAAGAGGTAGTTTACAAAAGGTAAAGCCTGGCGACAGTCCATTAATTGGTTAATGTCTGCTGGTGGTGTTGTGCCTGGTTGAATTTGATGACCGCAGGCAATATAATTACACATAATAGCTGTCATCACAACAAACACCTACAACTGAAATGGTGTTATTaagacagcagctgcacactTAAGCGTTAATAATCTCATAGTTGATGATCAGAGGATATTACGATATATAATATGAAGGGTGCAACTTGGAAGGTTGACACTGCAAACATGGCATTAGAGGActtgatgtttattttctgaatttaaGGATTTTGATGAATGACACCATATCTAACTTGCCATACCACAACCATTAGACCAAGAGGTAGTGTGGTAAACCACTGCACCATCCCTCAAAACATTAAACTTAAACATAAACTTTCTAATCTACAAAAAGGTTCAGGATGCTAAGTTTAGAATAAGCTTTGAACAGTCAGACAGTGGtgctttatatttatattcctACGATTTGTCTCCGCCTTGTGTTGGTTTTCCTGTGAAATGGGAAAAATCAAGACTCTTGTTAAATAAAACCTCCTACAGATGTGTCTGCGTTTAATAGCTAACAGAGTGTTTAGTGAACCACAAGTATGGCTGCAATCTGATTAAGATTTAATGTACATTTCACAGCTTTAAAATTTAATTATTGCAGGTATTTACGTAAGTGGGGAGAGATGTTGTTACACATTAATTATTATTCCATGCTCCTGCAATGACCCAATTTTCACTGGCTATTAATAAAGGTCATCTGATATAATGTAGATTCCTGTGACTGCAGTAGTCTTGACGTACttgtgtgttgctgttatttgtAGCTGCCGGCAACAGGAAAGACAAATCTCTGCGCATCATGAGTCAGAAGTTTGTCATGCTGTTCCTGGTGTCCAAAACTCAGACCGTTACTCTGGACGCAGCAGCAAAGATCCTCATCGAGGAGAGCCAGGACTCCTCGAGCCACAGCAAGTACAAAAGTAAGAAGGACACGTCCTGTAATGCAAATCATGTGTCTTCTGTTTCATCAAAACTAATCATCCCTTGTGTCCTCAGCTAAGGTGCGACGACTGTACGACATTGCAAATGTGCTGACCAGCCTGGGCCTCATAAAGAAGGTCCATGTCCGCgagcagagaggcaggaagCCGGCCTTCAAGTGGCTCGGCCCTGTTGAATTCAAACACTCTGGAAATGCTGGTAAGAATTACAGACTTAACTTTGTTAACTATACAAAAGTAGTTCTGAGACTCCTGACCCCTTTCAAAGACCTCTGGTGACAGTGACTAAGATGCCTCTCTGTAATCTGTCAGGTGTCAAATGGCAGATTTATGGCCAATAACTGCATTTTCACTATCATCATATGTAGGAAATACTGTGAACGTCACTCTGCCTGAGGCCACGCAGCCAATGGCGGGCCAGGACCTCAGAAAAGCCAAGATGGCGCGCCACGCCTCTTTCAACATCACACCAACTTCTGTGGCCGTCCAGCGGCAGGTCAGCTCTGCACCCAGCAGTCCACGACGAGAGCCCACTGGTAAGAGACACTTTTCCAAACAGAACGATTCCTTACAGCGTTTTTTATATTCTTGTCTGATGAACGGTTTGCTCTGCTCATACTGCAGGTCTGCCAAACCAGCCTGTGGATTATTCCAAAAAGACTGCAGGCAACAATGCAGTGTGTCAACTGCAGTTTGGAAACAGCACTGAGTGAGTtaatactaacacacacacacatacacacacacacacacacacacttagcccGTCTGTAAGCACACCCTGGCATTCCCTTGGGTTAGATCTAAAATAGATCTAGATATAGAAGAGACTCTTCATCTCAAAATGAACTCAGACTGAAGCTCCACGATTACATCCAAATGGAtaaaccttttcattttgacattaaaAGCTATTGATATGAGATGCCAAGGCTCCCCACTCTCTGAAGGGGTTTTTAATCTCAGTCTCTCATACACAATATTTCACACTCACTGCCTGTGTTTGCATTGGCTGGTGCGCTTCGCTTTCGGCTACATGTAACGCGAGCCGGCCGCCGTGCACATGAATCGCTTTCGTCTCTTATGAATGTGTGCGTTGGCTCCGTAGATACGGCACACAGTAGTTCATGTTATTTCTGTGGTTGGCCTGCTCGTTGGGCCAAACCACAGCTGCCTCAAGGCTGCGGCTGTTAAGTGTttttggagggagagagataatAGGACATAGAAGTGTGTGTTGAAAAGGAATATTTTAGACACGAAGCTGGGTCAAAATGCACCAGAGGCAGTGGTAGCCCACAGGATAAGAGTTGGAGGTTCGTAGCTGGGAGGCGGCCAGTTAGAAGTCTGCACATCAGTGAGAGAGATCAGAGGGACATGCTCGCCCCGTTTCTACCACGGAAACTTTTCCAGGGGTTCAGGAACCTTACTGTGTTATGACCGTTGGGAGCCAGGAATTCTTCTCCCATAGTTCCTGGTGCCTAAAAAGTCCAAACTCCTCCCTGGGTGGAGTTTGCAGAGCTGCATGTTGCAAAACGTGCTGCTGCTACATTTTGTGTACAGCGTCAAGCTAAACAAAActtcattgattgattgttaCGTACTAAGTAACCCTAACTTTCTTGTTTCCCTGCAGTAACCGCCCAGGCGCCGCACTGCAGGCCCCCACTGGTAGCAGCAGCCCGCTGCCTCCGTCCTCCACCCGTCCCACCCTGCGGGCACCTTCCCCCCACCCAGAGTTCCTCTtcacatcttcctcctctccccactGCTTGGCCTACCTGCCCAGCCTGTCCCAGCCCTCGGTGGTCATGTTGTACAGGGCGCCAGACAAGCCTGAAGGTCAGAGGTCGCCCAGATTGGAGtctgaggaggggaggaagagaaggagggaggaaagggaagaagaaggaaCGGTGGTGAAGAAGAAGGGGACATCTGGGTTAGAGGAATATGACCAGGTGAGGTGTCTAAAACGTTTACAGAGAAAGATTAGTGTTTAATATTCATCACTGTTCTCATTTTGGTCAAGATTGGTCAAGATTGACCGagaacagcattttttttagcATCCACAATCACAAGATCCTCTCAGTAATTCTGGATAGCGGACtgttaaattgaaaatataaaattctACACGCTTGCTGATGAGGTTAACTCATTCCTGGTGTAAAACTTACAATATTAGTTATGTGTAGAGTTTTTGATAATTGGAAAAGCCATTAGAAATGTGGATTAAGATAAGAACTCCTCTATTTTATATGTCCATCATCAGGTCCAGGTTGATTTATTCCCAgcgtctctctttttttccttccagaTGAGAGCTGAACCTCACAGGGAAGCAGCAGAGTGTTCACAAAGGGGTATCAACACCAGGACGTCCCCCAGCTGCCCAGCAGGCCTCTCCAGAGAGCAGGATGAGAGTCTAGGTGGCAACGGCAGCAGTGAGCCCGCTGCCCAGCCATCGCACTACCTCTATGTACCCAACAATGCAGGTATATTTTCCACAATACATAGAATATTTAGCATATTATCCAGGTTTAAGTATCaaaagcacacgcacacatatcTTCCAAAGAAAACACTTATTTCTATCTTCCA
Coding sequences:
- the e2f7 gene encoding transcription factor E2F7, which codes for MEVECLALKDLTSPKKSFTVEPGEDGGQSEQKENICTERRRSTPLKSAESTAPALLMNRKGATPDLAHITPIKHTALAEPWTPTANLKMLISAASPDIRDREMKKVLFRPIENEKDKPASPDAVAEDAEVEDSCQFEAAEEEDDTDKKPSRKQKSLGLLCQKFLALYPDYPPPHIPIWISLDEVATNLGVERRRIYDIVNVLESLMIVGRIAKNSYTWYGRRRLEATLEELQRRGRQQGYHLQMEVAREAGPGREDDGVEGDAGNAAGNRKDKSLRIMSQKFVMLFLVSKTQTVTLDAAAKILIEESQDSSSHSKYKTKVRRLYDIANVLTSLGLIKKVHVREQRGRKPAFKWLGPVEFKHSGNAGNTVNVTLPEATQPMAGQDLRKAKMARHASFNITPTSVAVQRQVSSAPSSPRREPTGLPNQPVDYSKKTAGNNAVCQLQFGNSTDNRPGAALQAPTGSSSPLPPSSTRPTLRAPSPHPEFLFTSSSSPHCLAYLPSLSQPSVVMLYRAPDKPEGQRSPRLESEEGRKRRREEREEEGTVVKKKGTSGLEEYDQMRAEPHREAAECSQRGINTRTSPSCPAGLSREQDESLGGNGSSEPAAQPSHYLYVPNNAGLNSLNFLLSAGQPPASLALPPSSVPTLAVPYVLVPSAALPHYPLVASSLQQQGSNAANKLSFSLPAVMSPAHFMVGAAPYGLAAAPEIIGSPVPSPSTPEPIRLYGSAAGAPHSPSGPRQTISINTPEPLTPHTPKETTPSASKAFFQTPGTLGSVVSAVPAARKRGSAQRRLDVGHPPAS